One window of the Populus trichocarpa isolate Nisqually-1 chromosome 9, P.trichocarpa_v4.1, whole genome shotgun sequence genome contains the following:
- the LOC7478749 gene encoding cyclin-D4-1: MSHPHSPDHCASAVNSLYCGEDASEVVQQDADTWISSYHQSPSPSTIPSPPSDENTITKFIDSESQFMPLSDYLHRCRHRSIDTTARQDSINWILKVHAHYAFRPLTALLSVNYFDRFLSSYSLPENGWPYQILSVACLSLAAKMEEPDVPLLLDLQVLEPGFIFEPKNIQKMELRVMAYLNWRLRSVTPFDYLDYFISKLPSCSSTNPDNFSRLLKDSSDLILNTTRVIDFLGFTPSTVAAAAAISAAGKSYDTIPWEAGDGQFFHERVNKEMVRSCHQLMEEYLIDTCPLSRHKVLSAEASVEPASPVGVLDAAAACGSCDTRSENPISASSQAPETEPIIKRLRSSASDVQEP, from the exons ATGTCTCACCCGCACTCTCCAGACCACTGTGCTTCTGCAGTTAACAGCCTGTACTGCGGTGAAGATGCCAGTGAGGTGGTCCAGCAGGATGCTGACACGTGGATCTCCAGCTACCATCAATCCCCATCGCCATCCACCATCCCTTCTCCACCATCTGATGAGAATACAATCACCAAATTCATTGACTCTGAATCTCAGTTCATGCCTTTGTCTGACTATCTCCATCGTTGCCGTCACCGTTCCATTGACACCACGGCCCGCCAAGACTCCATCAACTGGATCCTCAAG GTGCATGCCCACTATGCCTTCAGGCCATTAACGGCGTTACTCTCTGTTAATTACTTCGACCGTTTTCTTTCATCCTATTCTCTTccg GAAAATGGGTGGCCGTATCAGATACTATCAGTGGCATGCTTGTCTTTAGCAGCGAAAATGGAAGAACCCGACGTGCCATTATTATTAGACCTTCAAGTACTCGAACCCGGATTCATATTTGAACCCAAGAACATTCAAAAAATGGAGCTTCGAGTCATGGCCTATCTCAATTGGAGATTACGATCTGTCACTCCATTCGATTATCTTGATTACTTCATTTCAAAGCTCCCTTCTTGTTCCTCTACGAATCCCGACAATTTCAGTCGGCTCTTGAAAGATTCATCGGATCTCATTCTCAACACCACCCGTG TGATTGATTTCTTGGGTTTTACACCGTCGAcggtggcggcggcggcggcgatATCCGCTGCCGGCAAGAGTTATGATACTATACCATGGGAGGCTGGTGATGGGCAGTTCTTTCATGAGAGAGTGAACAAA GAAATGGTGAGAAGCTGTCACCAACTCATGGAGGAATACCTGATCGACACATGTCCATTGTCTCGGCATAAGGTGCTGTCGGCTGAGGCCTCAGTTGAGCCGGCTAGCCCAGTTGGCGTGCTCGACGCAGCTGCTGCTTGTGGGAGCTGTGACACGCGTTCCGAGAATCCCATCTCGGCTAGCAGCCAAGCCCCCGAAACTGAGCCGATTATTAAGCGGCTAAGATCTTCTGCATCGGATGTACAGGAACCGTAG
- the LOC7469642 gene encoding nucleobase-ascorbate transporter 4 has translation MAVGGAAKVDEFVPFPVKDQHPGVDFCVSSSPPWPEAILLGFQHYLVMLGTSVIIPSIVVPLMGGGNVEKAEMINTLVFVAGINTLLQTWLGTRLPVVIGGSYAFIIPTITIALSTNSSTNVIFLSPRQRFKQSMRAVQGAIIIASFFQMIIGFLGFWRIFARFLSPLAAVPLVILTGLGLYARGFSQLAKCVEIGLPALLLVVFISQYVPHMMKSWSSMYSRYAVLFSVAVVWAYAAVLTVAGAYNNKPPNTQLSCRVDRSGLIGAAPWIKFPYPFQWGGPTFNAGNVFSMMAACLVAVIESTGTIIATYQYGSATHLPPSVFGRGIGWLGIGTLLDGLFGTGNGSTASVENAGLVGLTRVGSRRVIQISAGFMLLFSVLGKFGAVLASIPLPIMAALYCVLFAYVASAGLGLLQFCNLNSFRTKFILGFSLFLGLSVPQYFNEYLLVSGRGPVHTGATWFNDAIQVIFSSPATVAIIVAFFLDCTHSRGHSTTRRDSGRHWWAKFRYFSQDTRTEEFYALPWNLNRFFPSF, from the exons aTGGCAGTGGGAGGCGCTGCCAAGGTTGATGAGTTCGTTCCATTTCCTGTTAAAGACCAGCACCCTGGCGTTGATTTCTGCGTCTCCAGTTCTCCTCCTTGGC CTGAAGCAATACTACTTGGATTTCAGCATTATCTGGTGATGCTCGGGACTAGTGTGATCATCCCTTCCATAGTCGTTCCTTTGATGGGCGGTGGCAAT GTGGAGAAGGCTGAGATGATTAACACATTGGTCTTCGTGGCGGGGATAAACACTCTTTTGCAGACTTGGCTCGGCACTCGGCTTCCTGTGGTTATTGGAGGATCCTATGCTTTTATTATCCCCACAATTACCATTGCTTTATCTACTAACAGTAGTACTAATGTCATATTCCTTAGCCCACGGCAG AGGTTTAAGCAATCTATGAGAGCGGTACAAGGAGCAATTATTATCGCTTCATTCTTTCAAATGATAATTGGTTTCCTTGGATTCTGGAGGATTTTTGCGAG ATTTCTCAGCCCTCTTGCTGCAGTACCTCTTGTGATTCTCACTGGACTAGGGCTTTATGCACGTGGATTCTCACAA CTGGCGAAATGTGTGGAAATTGGACTCCCAGCACTTCTTCTGGTGGTCTTTATATCTCAG TATGTTCCTCATATGATGAAATCATGGAGCAGCATGTACAGTCGGTATGCAGTCCTTTTCTCAGTTGCAGTTGTGTGGGCATATGCAGCAGTTTTGACTGTTGCTGGTGCATATAATAATAAACCTCCAAACACCCAACTTAGCTGTCGTGTTGATCGTTCTGGACTCATTGGTGCTGCTCCATG GATAAAGTTTCCATATCCATTTCAATGGGGGGGTCCTACTTTTAATGCTGGCAATGTTTTTTCCATGATGGCTGCTTGTTTGGTTGCAGTTATTGAG TCTACTGGTACCATTATTGCAACATATCAATATGGGAGTGCCACTCATCTGCCTCCTTCTGTATTCGGCCGCGGTATTGGATGGCTG GGAATTGGAACTTTGCTGGATGGATTGTTTGGTACAGGAAATGGGTCCACTGCTTCAGT TGAAAATGCAGGTCTTGTGGGATTAACTCGAGTTGGAAGTCGAAGAGTCATTCAAATATCAGCCGGCtttatgcttttattttctgTGTTAG GAAAATTTGGGGCTGTTCTTGCTTCTATACCATTGCCAATTATGGCAGCTCTTTACTGTGTCCTCTTCGCCTATGTTG CTTCTGCTGGTCTGGGACTTCTCCAGTTCTGCAACCTGAATAGCTTCAGAACAAAGTTCATCCTTggcttttctctcttcttggGCCTTTCTGTGCCACAGTACTTCAATGAGTACCTTTTGGTTTCTGGTCGTGGCCCTGTTCACACTGGAGCCACCTGG TTCAACGATGCAATTCAAGTGATCTTCTCGTCCCCAGCAACAGTGGCAATTATAGTTGCTTTTTTCTTGGACTGCACTCACAGTCGGGGGCACAGCACAACCCGCCGAGACAGTGGCAGGCACTGGTGGGCAAAGTTCAGATATTTTAGTCAAGACACCAGGACCGAGGAATTCTATGCCTTACCTTGGAACCTTAACAGGTTTTTCCCTTCATTCTAA